Genomic DNA from Manihot esculenta cultivar AM560-2 chromosome 15, M.esculenta_v8, whole genome shotgun sequence:
TGAACAATGGATCAAAGGATAAGCATTTATTTTGAAGATAGAATCCAAAATGCAAAATTTTCATGCACTTGCTGCCTATCAGACACCATTTTTAATGGCCTTGGATTCTGTTGCATTCTGCAGGATAATTGCAGTGTTCAGGCGGTGACGTAGTAATTCCTGTCATTAGTTTACAGTTACACTTTTCGCTGGTACTGAATTATTGATGCATTATGCATTGCAAAGTCGTGCTTTTATGAGCTCGAGTTTTTGGTTGCTCAACCCTTTTTTTTATGCCATTTAAGGATATATATTTCTGTTCTAAATTTGACTGTTCTTTTTTTAGATGAAATGAGATACTTTGGATCTTGTAAATGTTGTTTTAGATAAAATGTGATATGGTTTTGAACAACTGATATATAcaacttttcttatttacttTGTGTCTGGGAGGGGTGAATTAAAATACTTGCTTTCATTTGTTTGAGTGAAATATATGTTAAATGATGATTTAATAATCTTGTATAAGTTGGATGGAAAGTATGTGatggtaaaataaaatataaaagattgCATAAACACTTCTTGTGTAAGGTCATATAGATGTTTACCTCATTGTATCATACAAAGCTAAAAcagattttattaatttgtatAGAAATAGCCAggaaatttcttttcttttgcagTCATGTTGTGGAAGAAATTGGTGAAACAACCCAGGCAGCCAATGTGCATTCGCCGTTCAACTGCTTTGTGGACAATATAATCAATGGGGAAATTCTGGTAGATATCATTGTTATGATGAACTTTCTGGCTGAAAAGATCATGAACTTTCACATGTCCGGTAAAGtactgttaataataaaatctattgTTTGAAATCCTGGTCTATCCACAATGTAATGTTTATATAGGtatgaattttcaaatttgcATATATGTACAAAGCACCTAATCTGTATTTTGAGAATGATGCAATTCATCTTGAAGCAGTATCCTATGTAACTAACTAGTCAATGAACTGAAATTCTTTCTACTTGGATGCATTACAACTGCTTGCCTCTTAACTATCCATTTGCATAATCTTCTGATGCAGAATATAAATGCAACGAAAATTCCAGAATTGATCACAGCTTATGATTTCAGTCACCCATTCTTTCTCATGCGAGAACAGGAGGCTTACTGGCATTGATCTCAGCTTTTGGCTTAGAACATTCAATATTCTTCTCCTCGTGCTTGGAGATTTTCATGTTAAATCTCTCGAACATTTGCTCTACCGCTGAAATCTCCTCTTCCATATTTGCTATTTGATCCTTGCTCGACGCCTTTCTTTGCCTGAAGCTGCGGATCCGTTCAAGTCCTGCACATACGTCAACCCCAATTTCTTCGATTGTCTTTCGAATTTCTGAGTTCTCCTCTTTTGCGTTCTTGTATTTCCTCTTTAAATATCGATAACTATCAAGGGACTTTAAGAGTTGCTCCGAAAGTGTCTTGTTACGATCCTGAAGAGCTGCATTCACTTGAACATCCCCTACGCTGCTTTTCTTCTCTGCGAAATTGGATCGTAGTTTTGTTAACAATGTACCGTTTTGTGCCTTCAGATCGCCGACAAGTTCCTCCATTCCGTCCAACTCATGAACTTTTCTGGCAAGCTCACCGGCCATAATTTCCTTTTCCTTTCCCAAGCTGGAGCACATAACTTCTAGGCTCTTTCTTGCGGATAAGCTTGCAGTGAGCTGTTTTCTCAACTTCTGATTATCATCGCCCGTCACCGGTTCTTGTGATTTCCTGTCTCTAGGAGTGCCACTAGGCCTAAGTTCTGTGTTGCACCGCCTGAGCTCAGCTAATCTTTTCTTGGCAGTTTGAGACTTTTGAATCCTCGATTTAACATCATCTAGGATGGTGATCATTCCAGCAATCCGTTGCGCTTTCCGGTCATCGTTAGTGCTGGCTCCGTTATGCTCTTGAATTATTTTTAGCAGCAGCTTTACGTTTGTGGCTATGCCTACACAAGTCAAGGAAAGAATCAATTTCATGAAACTCTATCtatctaaatatatatatatatatctcattATTTCTTGGCCATGAACATTTTACTTTTCTTGTTCAAgaatgagaaagaaagaaagaaagaaagaaagagatacCTTCTAAACTATAATCTTCTGGCTGTATAGTTTTGACAGGAGAAGAAGGTACTAATTCAGGAGATGAGAATGCCCGAAGACAGCCTTTTTTCTCCATGAGGAAAAATGTTGAAGAACAAACTGGTGTTGGTCTAAGTTATAGGTACGCATCAACCAGTAAATTTACTTGGAAAATGGTGGGATTTAATTGATACTTATTAAAATACCATtagaaagataataaaaaattgaatttttcgtGGGTGTGTAGAGAGATCGGAGGGAAAAAGGGAGATGGCTTTCAGACTCTCCCTCCTTTTTATCTCTCtaattagtttggataattggGATTGGATTGGATTGGATTGGTTACGCTTCTTCTGTTTGTAATAGTGTATGGTTTTAATGGTGTCAAGTGATTTTGAGAAAAATGTTACGGTTCTTGGCTTTCTTTTGCTTCAAAACTAGGCGTAATTATTGCTCATGGAGTTTGACTTTTTCCTTGGCAATCTGTTGCTTTGACTTTCTTTCGCTAAAATGGGCATAATATCTGCCCAATTATTTCTCCAATAATTCTATCctctatttaatatataagagGTTAAAGTAAAAAGGAGTGGCGGTACGTGcctctaaattttattatataatttttattattaagttattGATTATTAATGTTGAAATTATTCAATGATTTTAGTTTTGCTGATATATACTAGTGTATttgtagtttattttattgtattaaaattataagattattttaattacagaaattaTAAAGCGTCACAATTGTGAGGTGTGAATATGTAtttagtgaaaaaaaaatagaagagcATCTTAAGCATCAAATGAATGGCATGGCACATGAGGATATGAATCCGGCGGTATAAACGGCCCTGAAAGAGGGGGCACTCCATTACCATATGTTGGTTCATCGGCGGAAGTAGTATTAGTAGCTCAGCTGCAACTTGGAACTGGAAGCTGGATTACACTagaaaataactattttttattataaacaaaataataaatttaatcgaaaatttaatttttcatgtaCACTTCCTTCACTGCATCTCTCCGCGAGACTGCAAAGTTAATTTGCAAGTTATCAAAAGAtccaataatttaattaaattagcaATGCACACaaa
This window encodes:
- the LOC110600827 gene encoding uncharacterized protein LOC110600827, whose translation is MEKKGCLRAFSSPELVPSSPVKTIQPEDYSLEGIATNVKLLLKIIQEHNGASTNDDRKAQRIAGMITILDDVKSRIQKSQTAKKRLAELRRCNTELRPSGTPRDRKSQEPVTGDDNQKLRKQLTASLSARKSLEVMCSSLGKEKEIMAGELARKVHELDGMEELVGDLKAQNGTLLTKLRSNFAEKKSSVGDVQVNAALQDRNKTLSEQLLKSLDSYRYLKRKYKNAKEENSEIRKTIEEIGVDVCAGLERIRSFRQRKASSKDQIANMEEEISAVEQMFERFNMKISKHEEKNIECSKPKAEINASKPPVLA